In Onychostoma macrolepis isolate SWU-2019 chromosome 06, ASM1243209v1, whole genome shotgun sequence, one DNA window encodes the following:
- the ddi2 gene encoding protein DDI1 homolog 2 isoform X1, which produces MLLTVFCAPRDRSETTFALDVSPELELRDFLALCELESGIPAGEIQISYAEQPLQDPTRALGNYGLKDGDVVVLRQAERLLGPQPTVPGLPRIDFSSIAVPGTSSGQNRQQQAQRPIVTQSQPPQATTASGPALSPQGLDNPALLRDMLLANPHELSLLKERNPPLAEALLSGDLERFTKVLLEQQQDRARREQERIKLLTADPFDLEAQAKIEEEIRQHNIEENMTIAMEEAPESFGQVVMLYINCKVNGHPVKAFVDSGAQMTIMSQACAERCNIMRLVDRRWAGIAKGVGTQKIIGRVHLAQVQIEGDFLPCSFSILEDQPMDMLLGLDMLKRHQCSIDLKKNVLLIGTTGTETRFLPEAELPECARLAYGPEGREDTRPEEIADQELAEAIQRSVQDSDIEDGKTTSPQPLPFKPLNQPTTSSASSHPHSLTLDRSKSAPASINQGVSPVEIPTSIESSLLQPLKVGEPSPDPTDDTFSSQSQGLADPTLSCLQTDADTPIPSTLPSQEPFSSTVPEDNEVTGDIVSGDSGSPIDADLGKNITSSATVEAESPFIPFKPRSQTQTLDQEVDMDVSSDAKPEAGHDFPDPCQRDQGSMMEDASGAQPQLMPVPDLNPEPGHAEPAISSVHSDSESVVPCERDQPEMDNIPSLAQALKELHELLMSNSCPTVSGRIPLSDANDTTPRQDVDEVDQNPAARNHVILNPTIDSSSNTATTNDKEESVAKADFTSQSMRDIPDVPTPSNPRHTENQPSRLVDPTVEQTIECPDAAEGNQALVFEEGSGPVTTSQGDLELPEGQQGQDIVDKNTSGIDISADLSQQCPLSVAAGSSPSSSLGPVASPQATETDPLFLGDFIQPAPQPSMGQFPLEHIQRIQASGFSALEAAEALEQAQGSVELALLVLLARKITVPT; this is translated from the exons ATGCTGCTCACAGTGTTTTGTGCACCGAGAGACCGCTCGGAAACTACTTTCGCCCTGGACGTGTCCCCGGAGCTAGAACTCAGGGATTTTTTGGCTCTTTGCGAACTAGAATCAGGAATACCAGCCGGGGAGATTCAG ATTTCATATGCAGAGCAGCCTTTACAAGATCCCACCCGAGCCCTGGGGAACTATGGGCTGAAGGATGGAGACGTGGTAGTGTTACGACAAGCAGAGAGGTTACTAGGGCCACAACCCACAGTTCCTG GTCTGCCTCGCATCGATTTCAGTTCCATTGCTGTTCCTGGGACCTCCTCAGGCCAAAACAGACAGCAACAAGCCCAGCGTCCCATTGTCACCCAGTCACAGCCGCCCCAAGCCACCACCGCATCAGGCCCAGCCCTTTCTCCTCAGGGATTGGACAACCCTGCCTTGCTACGTGACATGTTGCTGGCAAATCCACATGAACTGTCGTTGCTGAAGGAGCGAAACCCTCCTCTTGCTGAGGCTCTACTGAGTGGAGACCTTG AGCGCTTCACCAAGGTGCTATTGGAGCAGCAGCAGGACCGAGCCCGAAGAGAGCAGGAGAGAATCAAACTGCTGACTGCAGATCCTTTTGACTTGGAAGCTCAGGCCAAAATTGAGGAAGAAATCAG ACAGCACAACATTGAGGAGAATATGACCATTGCTATGGAAGAAGCACCTGAGAGTTTTGGCCAGGTGGTCATGCTCTACATCAACTGCAAAGTCAATGGACACCCAGTAAAGGCCTTTGTTGACTCAG GAGCTCAGATGACAATTATGAGCCAAGCATGTGCAGAGCGATGTAATATCATGCGTCTAGTGGACAGACGCTGGGCAGGCATTGCCAAAGGTGTTGGCACCCAGAAAATTATAGGCCGAGTTCATTTGG CCCAGGTGCAAATAGAAGGAGATTTCCTGCCTTGCTCTTTCTCCATTTTGGAAGATCAGCCCATGGATATGCTGCTAGGCCTTGACATGCTGAAGAGACACCAG TGCTCCATAGACCTAAAGAAAAACGTCCTCCTTATTGGGACGACGGGTACAGAGACACGTTTTCTACCTGAGGCAGAGCTGCCCGAGTGTGCCCGGCTGGCATATGGGCCAGAGGGACGAGAAGATACCCGGCCTGAGGAGATTGCAGATCAAGAATTGGCAGAGGCAATTCAAAGATCTGTTCAGGACAGCG ATATTGAAGATGGAAAAACTACCTCACCACAACCCCTGCCATTTAAACCCCTCAACCAACCCACAACATCGTCAGCCTCAAGTCACCCCCACAGTCTCACCCTAGACCGTTCCAAGTCTGCCCCAGCCTCTATAAACCAGGGAGTGTCCCCAGTTGAAATTCCCACATCGATTGAATCCTCTCTACTTCAACCCTTGAAAGTGGGTGAACCCTCTCCAGATCCCACTGATGACACCTTTAGCTCTCAGTCCCAAGGACTGGCAGATCCGACATTGTCTTGCTTGCAAACAGATGCAGATACTCCTATCCCAAGCACTCTTCCCTCTCAGGAACCATTCTCTAGTACTGTGCCCGAGGACAATGAGGTGACAGGCGACATCGTTTCAGGAGATTCCGGCAGTCCGATAGATGCAGATTTGGGGAAGAATATTACTTCCTCTGCGACTGTAGAAGCAGAATCTCCCTTTATTCCTTTTAAGCCAAGGTCTCAGACTCAAACACTGGATCAGGAAGTGGACATGGATGTTTCTTCCGATGCAAAACCAGAAGCTGGCCATGACTTTCCTGATCCGTGCCAGAGAGACCAAGGTAGTATGATGGAGGATGCTTCAGGAGCTCAACCACAGCTCATGCCTGTTCCAGATTTGAACCCTGAGCCCGGTCATGCTGAGCCAGCCATTTCTTCTGTCCATTCAGACTCTGAGAGTGTAGTACCCTGTGAAAGAGACCAGCCAGAGATGGATAACATCCCTTCCTTGGCTCAAGCTCTTAAGGAGCTCCATGAACTTCTGATGTCCAACAGTTGTCCAACAGTTTCTGGAAGGATTCCTCTATCTGATGCTAATGATACTACACCAAGACAAGATGTTGATGAGGTGGACCAGAATCCTGCTGCAAGAAACCATGTCATTCTGAACCCAACTATTGACTCGTCCTCTAATACTGCCACAACAAACGACAAAGAGGAAAGTGTTGCCAAAGCTGACTTTACTTCTCAATCAATGAGGGATATTCCAGACGTACCAACACCAAGCAATCCAAGGCACACAGAGAACCAACCTTCTAGACTGGTAGATCCCACAGTGGAACAAACGATTGAGTGCCCTGATGCAGCTGAAGGAAATCAGGCCCTTGTTTTTGAAGAAGGTTCTGGGCCGGTGACGACTTCCCAGGGAGATCTTGAGCTCCCTGAGGGTCAGCAAGGGCAGGACATTGTGGACAAAAACACCTCAGGCATTGACATCTCAGCTGACCTGTCTCAGCAGTGCCCGCTTTCTGTAGCAGCTGGCTCATCACCCAGTTCCAGCCTAGGGCCTGTTGCATCTCCTCAAGCCACTGAGACGGATCCTCTTTTTCTTGGAGACTTCATCCAACCTGCACCACAGCCCTCGATGGGACAGTTTCCACTAGAGCACATTCAGAGGATCCAGGCCTCCGGGTTCTCAGCCCTTGAGGCTGCTGAGGCGCTGGAACAGGCTCAAGGCAGCGTAGAGCTTGCCTTATTGGTGCTGCTTGCAAGAAAGATCACTGTGCCCACTTAG
- the ddi2 gene encoding protein DDI1 homolog 2 isoform X2, protein MLLTVFCAPRDRSETTFALDVSPELELRDFLALCELESGIPAGEIQISYAEQPLQDPTRALGNYGLKDGDVVVLRQAERLLGPQPTVPGLPRIDFSSIAVPGTSSGQNRQQQAQRPIVTQSQPPQATTASGPALSPQGLDNPALLRDMLLANPHELSLLKERNPPLAEALLSGDLERFTKVLLEQQQDRARREQERIKLLTADPFDLEAQAKIEEEIRQHNIEENMTIAMEEAPESFGQVVMLYINCKVNGHPVKAFVDSGAQMTIMSQACAERCNIMRLVDRRWAGIAKGVGTQKIIGRVHLAQVQIEGDFLPCSFSILEDQPMDMLLGLDMLKRHQCSIDLKKNVLLIGTTGTETRFLPEAELPECARLAYGPEGREDTRPEEIADQELAEAIQRSVQDSGQN, encoded by the exons ATGCTGCTCACAGTGTTTTGTGCACCGAGAGACCGCTCGGAAACTACTTTCGCCCTGGACGTGTCCCCGGAGCTAGAACTCAGGGATTTTTTGGCTCTTTGCGAACTAGAATCAGGAATACCAGCCGGGGAGATTCAG ATTTCATATGCAGAGCAGCCTTTACAAGATCCCACCCGAGCCCTGGGGAACTATGGGCTGAAGGATGGAGACGTGGTAGTGTTACGACAAGCAGAGAGGTTACTAGGGCCACAACCCACAGTTCCTG GTCTGCCTCGCATCGATTTCAGTTCCATTGCTGTTCCTGGGACCTCCTCAGGCCAAAACAGACAGCAACAAGCCCAGCGTCCCATTGTCACCCAGTCACAGCCGCCCCAAGCCACCACCGCATCAGGCCCAGCCCTTTCTCCTCAGGGATTGGACAACCCTGCCTTGCTACGTGACATGTTGCTGGCAAATCCACATGAACTGTCGTTGCTGAAGGAGCGAAACCCTCCTCTTGCTGAGGCTCTACTGAGTGGAGACCTTG AGCGCTTCACCAAGGTGCTATTGGAGCAGCAGCAGGACCGAGCCCGAAGAGAGCAGGAGAGAATCAAACTGCTGACTGCAGATCCTTTTGACTTGGAAGCTCAGGCCAAAATTGAGGAAGAAATCAG ACAGCACAACATTGAGGAGAATATGACCATTGCTATGGAAGAAGCACCTGAGAGTTTTGGCCAGGTGGTCATGCTCTACATCAACTGCAAAGTCAATGGACACCCAGTAAAGGCCTTTGTTGACTCAG GAGCTCAGATGACAATTATGAGCCAAGCATGTGCAGAGCGATGTAATATCATGCGTCTAGTGGACAGACGCTGGGCAGGCATTGCCAAAGGTGTTGGCACCCAGAAAATTATAGGCCGAGTTCATTTGG CCCAGGTGCAAATAGAAGGAGATTTCCTGCCTTGCTCTTTCTCCATTTTGGAAGATCAGCCCATGGATATGCTGCTAGGCCTTGACATGCTGAAGAGACACCAG TGCTCCATAGACCTAAAGAAAAACGTCCTCCTTATTGGGACGACGGGTACAGAGACACGTTTTCTACCTGAGGCAGAGCTGCCCGAGTGTGCCCGGCTGGCATATGGGCCAGAGGGACGAGAAGATACCCGGCCTGAGGAGATTGCAGATCAAGAATTGGCAGAGGCAATTCAAAGATCTGTTCAGGACAGCG GACAAAACTGA
- the si:ch73-15b2.5 gene encoding rho guanine nucleotide exchange factor 19 isoform X1, whose amino-acid sequence MAHVMEDERIRDDENAVTKALDGDTDRPGLDENSPETNVEDCAASGGLYCTSEGFSEALRSVASSQLWNFIGFSLPISSLFSLKSSSLKSSDMHCVESEVKRADATEVSTQPEETYVAKFKSEYISSSVPLYQEYWINSLKKDLHRAQHTGLSELVTSVRLPGLKTPPALSPTAVLSPPGLRTKPYALWQELPQVKSLLNSLSEHEIQLQEAMFELIVSEASYQKSLIVALNVFQCSAELKQILSRVQHHVLFSNLKDVCRVSERFLQDMESHLGQHEVMSQVGDIVLNHQQGFQKVYVPYITNMMYQEALITQLLQGNKKFALILKKLEKDPQCQRQTLKSFLILPFQRITRMTLLLENILKRAKGVYSNVPNLKEAIEAVRKMVEECDRSVQQMKRTELLVCLDKLVDFGNFKSIPLITRGRHLVQEGTLKHLIVGGSHKVSIVSRKDVYIHLFNDLLLLSVKRIFHTPLSGHRFVVQDHALFPDNVCVEDLKTTTLGLVPESFLLRLTKNHSRSSTALILAAHTRSEKETWMKVFSSK is encoded by the exons ATGGCTCATGTCATGGAAGATGAGAGAATCCGGGACGATGAAAACGCTGTTACAAAAGCATTAGATGGGGACACTGATCGTCCCGGGCTGGATGAAAATAGCCCTGAAACTAATGTGGAGGACTGTGCAGCGTCTGGAGGACTTTACTG CACATCTGAAGGGTTTTCTGAAGCTCTTCGATCTGTTGCAAGCTCACAGTTATGGAACTTTATAGGGTTTTCTCTGCCCATTTCATCCCTCTTCTCTCTGAAGAGCTCCAGTCTGAAATcatctgacatgcactgtgttGAAAGTGAGGTGAAAAG GGCAGATGCTACAGAAGTCAGTACTCAGCCAGAGGAAACATATGTTGCCAAGTTCAAATCGGAGTACATCAGCAGTT CGGTCCCTTTGTATCAGGAGTATTGGATAAACTCTCTGAAAAAGGATTTACACAGAGCACAGCACACTGGACTTTCAGAATTGGTGACATCTGTTCGTCTCCCTGGTCTGAAAACTCCCCCTGCTTTAAGCCCAACCGCTGTGTTGAGCCCACCAGGACTACGGACTAAGCCATATGCTCTGTGGCAGGAGCTACCTCAAGTAAAGAGTCTGCTGAACTCCCTCAGTGAGCATGAGATCCAGCTTCAGGAG GCCATGTTTGAGTTGATTGTGTCAGAGGCCTCGTATCAGAAGAGTCTGATAGTAGCACTGAATGTGTTTCAGTGCTCAGCAGAACTCAAACAGATCCTGTCCCGTGTGCAGCATCATGTTCTGTTCTCTAACCTAAAGGACGTCTGCAGAGTCAGTGAACG gtttctgcaggacatggagtcCCATCTTGGGCAACACGAGGTGATGTCACAGGTTGGTGATATTGTTTTGAATCATCAGCAAGGCTTCCAAAAAGTCTATGTGCCATATATCACCAACATGATGTACCAGGAGGCTCTCATCACTCAGCTGCT GCAGGGAAATAAGAAATTTGCACTGATCCTGAAGAAACTAGAGAAAGATCCACAATGCCAGAGACAAACGCTCAAGTCTTTCCTGATTCTTCCCTTCCAGAGGATCACAAGAATGACACTCTTACTTGAG AACATCCTCAAGCGAGCTAAAGGTGTTTATTCTAACGTCCCTAATCTGAAGGAAGCCATTGAAGCTGTTCGTAAG ATGGTGGAAGAGTGTGACAGGAGTGTCCAACAAATGAAGAGGACCGAGCTGCTTGTTTGTTTGGACAAGTTAGTGGACTTTGGAAACTTTAAG TCCATTCCCTTAATCACCAGAGGGCGACATTTGGTTCAAGAGGGAACTTTGAAGCATCTAATTGTTGGTGGCAGTCACAAAGTCTCCATAGTCTCTCGCAAAGATGTGTACATACACCTTTTCAATGATCTCCTGCTCCTCTCTGTTAAAAG AATTTTTCATACTCCCCTCAGTGGGCACAGGTTTGTTGTGCAGGACCATGCGCTATTTCCTGataatgtgtgtgtggaggATCTCAAAACAACAACTTTGGGATTAGTCCCTGAATCGTTCCTGCTCCGTCTAACTAAAAACCACAGTAGATCTTCCACTGCCCTGATACTGGCTGCACACACAAG ATCAGAAAAAGAGACCTGGATGAAAGTCTTCTCTTCAAAATAG
- the si:ch73-15b2.5 gene encoding rho guanine nucleotide exchange factor 19 isoform X2 codes for MAHVMEDERIRDDENAVTKALDGDTDRPGLDENSPETNVEDCAASGGLYCTSEGFSEALRSVASSQLWNFIGFSLPISSLFSLKSSSLKSSDMHCVESEVKRADATEVSTQPEETYVAKFKSEYISSSVPLYQEYWINSLKKDLHRAQHTGLSELVTSVRLPGLKTPPALSPTAVLSPPGLRTKPYALWQELPQVKSLLNSLSEHEIQLQEAMFELIVSEASYQKSLIVALNVFQCSAELKQILSRVQHHVLFSNLKDVCRVSERFLQDMESHLGQHEVMSQVGDIVLNHQQGFQKVYVPYITNMMYQEALITQLLQGNKKFALILKKLEKDPQCQRQTLKSFLILPFQRITRMTLLLENILKRAKGVYSNVPNLKEAIEAVRKMVEECDRSVQQMKRTELLVCLDKLVDFGNFKSIPLITRGRHLVQEGTLKHLIVGGSHKVSIVSRKDVYIHLFNDLLLLSVKSGHRFVVQDHALFPDNVCVEDLKTTTLGLVPESFLLRLTKNHSRSSTALILAAHTRSEKETWMKVFSSK; via the exons ATGGCTCATGTCATGGAAGATGAGAGAATCCGGGACGATGAAAACGCTGTTACAAAAGCATTAGATGGGGACACTGATCGTCCCGGGCTGGATGAAAATAGCCCTGAAACTAATGTGGAGGACTGTGCAGCGTCTGGAGGACTTTACTG CACATCTGAAGGGTTTTCTGAAGCTCTTCGATCTGTTGCAAGCTCACAGTTATGGAACTTTATAGGGTTTTCTCTGCCCATTTCATCCCTCTTCTCTCTGAAGAGCTCCAGTCTGAAATcatctgacatgcactgtgttGAAAGTGAGGTGAAAAG GGCAGATGCTACAGAAGTCAGTACTCAGCCAGAGGAAACATATGTTGCCAAGTTCAAATCGGAGTACATCAGCAGTT CGGTCCCTTTGTATCAGGAGTATTGGATAAACTCTCTGAAAAAGGATTTACACAGAGCACAGCACACTGGACTTTCAGAATTGGTGACATCTGTTCGTCTCCCTGGTCTGAAAACTCCCCCTGCTTTAAGCCCAACCGCTGTGTTGAGCCCACCAGGACTACGGACTAAGCCATATGCTCTGTGGCAGGAGCTACCTCAAGTAAAGAGTCTGCTGAACTCCCTCAGTGAGCATGAGATCCAGCTTCAGGAG GCCATGTTTGAGTTGATTGTGTCAGAGGCCTCGTATCAGAAGAGTCTGATAGTAGCACTGAATGTGTTTCAGTGCTCAGCAGAACTCAAACAGATCCTGTCCCGTGTGCAGCATCATGTTCTGTTCTCTAACCTAAAGGACGTCTGCAGAGTCAGTGAACG gtttctgcaggacatggagtcCCATCTTGGGCAACACGAGGTGATGTCACAGGTTGGTGATATTGTTTTGAATCATCAGCAAGGCTTCCAAAAAGTCTATGTGCCATATATCACCAACATGATGTACCAGGAGGCTCTCATCACTCAGCTGCT GCAGGGAAATAAGAAATTTGCACTGATCCTGAAGAAACTAGAGAAAGATCCACAATGCCAGAGACAAACGCTCAAGTCTTTCCTGATTCTTCCCTTCCAGAGGATCACAAGAATGACACTCTTACTTGAG AACATCCTCAAGCGAGCTAAAGGTGTTTATTCTAACGTCCCTAATCTGAAGGAAGCCATTGAAGCTGTTCGTAAG ATGGTGGAAGAGTGTGACAGGAGTGTCCAACAAATGAAGAGGACCGAGCTGCTTGTTTGTTTGGACAAGTTAGTGGACTTTGGAAACTTTAAG TCCATTCCCTTAATCACCAGAGGGCGACATTTGGTTCAAGAGGGAACTTTGAAGCATCTAATTGTTGGTGGCAGTCACAAAGTCTCCATAGTCTCTCGCAAAGATGTGTACATACACCTTTTCAATGATCTCCTGCTCCTCTCTGTTAAAAG TGGGCACAGGTTTGTTGTGCAGGACCATGCGCTATTTCCTGataatgtgtgtgtggaggATCTCAAAACAACAACTTTGGGATTAGTCCCTGAATCGTTCCTGCTCCGTCTAACTAAAAACCACAGTAGATCTTCCACTGCCCTGATACTGGCTGCACACACAAG ATCAGAAAAAGAGACCTGGATGAAAGTCTTCTCTTCAAAATAG
- the tomm6 gene encoding mitochondrial import receptor subunit TOM6 homolog, producing MSGKKTDGRSGGVMGWISSACRFAADRNDFRRNLLVNLGLFATGVWVARNLSDFDLMSPQPVT from the exons ATGAGCGGAAAGAAAACAGATGGGCGATCAGGTGGTGTCATGGGATGGATAAGCTCAGCTTGCCGTTTCGCGGCGGACagaaatgatttcagaag GAATCTCCTTGTAAACCTGGGTTTATTCGCAACGGGTGTTTGGGTAGCAAGAAACCTTTCAGATTTTGACTTGATGTCTCCTCAGCCAGTCACGTAG
- the LOC131542139 gene encoding ubiquinol-cytochrome-c reductase complex assembly factor 2: MAATRYRRFLKLCEEWPKDESKKGRDLGTFLRQRVASAFREGENTQISDPEKCDQMYESLARINSNVYKEKFPRAKDTSFTGVTVEECRMLLATGNMQHTDEEKKGLWKTLMERFSSKPEDGTPEKAEK; encoded by the exons ATGGCTGCCACCAGATACCGTCGATTTCTAAAGCTATGCGAGGAATGGCCAAAGGACGAGTCAAAGAAAGGGAGAGATTTAGGAACATTTTTACGCCAAAGGGTCGCTAGTGCTTTCCGAGAAGGCGAGAATACACAG ATTTCAGATCCAGAGAAATGTGATCAGATGTATGAAAGTCTGGCTCGCATCAACAGTAATGTGTACAAAGAAAAG TTTCCACGAGCAAAAGATACAAGTTTTACAGGTGTAACAGTAGAAGAGTGCCGAATGCTATTGGCAACAG GAAACATGCAGCACACAGATGAGGAGAAGAAAGGATTGTGGAAGACATTAATGGAGCGCTTCTCCTCCAAACCTGAAGATGGAACCCCagaaaaagctgaaaaataa
- the LOC131542137 gene encoding translocator protein-like, producing MWIPMLSLTALPHVGGILGGFITRKEVKTWYTTINKPSWRPPNAAFPIVWTTLYTGMGYGSYLVWKELGGFTQDSLVPLGLYGTQLVLNWAWTPIFFGAHNIKLAMIEIVMLTGTVAATMVSWYPISRTATLLMVPYLAWLCLATSLNYCIWRDNPDPKKDD from the exons ATGTGGATTCCTATGCTGAGTTTGACTGCCCTTCCACACGTTGGTGGGATACTTGGAGGTTTCATCACACGGAAGGAAGTGAAGACCTGGTACACCACGATCAATAAACCCTCATGGAGGCCACCTAACGCTGCCTTCCCAATAGTATGGACCACTCTCTACACTGGCATGGG ctacgGTTCATACcttgtgtggaaagagcttGGAGGCTTCACCCAGGATTCACTGGTACCACTGGGGCTCTATGGGACGCAGTTGGTGCTTAATTGGGCCTGGACCCCCATCTTCTTTGGCGCTCACAACATTAAACTG GCAATGATAGAGATAGTGATGCTGACTGGCACAGTGGCAGCCACAATGGTGTCTTGGTATCCCATCAGCCGCACTGCAACACTTCTCATGGTACCATACTTGGCCTGGCTTTGCCTCGCTACAAGCCTCAACTACTGCATTTGGAGAGATAATCCAGATCCCAAAAAAGATGACTAA
- the LOC131542138 gene encoding translocator protein-like translates to MWIPMLSLTALPHVGAILGGFFTRKEVKTWYSTLNKPSWTPPNAAFPIVWTTLYTGMGYGSYLVWKELGGFTQDSLVPLGLYGTQLVLNWAWTQIFFGAHNIKLAMIEIVMLTGTVAATMVSWYPISRTATLLMVPYLAWLCLATSLNYCIWRDNPDPKKDD, encoded by the exons ATGTGGATTCCTATGCTGAGTTTGACTGCCCTTCCACACGTTGGTGCGATACTTGGAGGTTTCTTCACACGGAAGGAAGTGAAGACCTGGTACTCCACGCTCAACAAACCCTCATGGACGCCACCTAACGCTGCCTTCCCAATAGTGTGGACCACTCTCTACACTGGCATGGG ctacgGTTCATACcttgtgtggaaagagcttGGAGGCTTCACCCAGGATTCACTGGTACCACTGGGGCTCTATGGGACGCAGTTGGTGCTTAATTGGGCCTGGACCCAGATCTTCTTTGGCGCTCACAACATTAAACTG GCAATGATAGAGATAGTGATGCTGACTGGCACAGTGGCAGCCACAATGGTGTCTTGGTATCCCATCAGCCGCACTGCAACACTTCTCATGGTACCATACTTGGCCTGGCTTTGCCTCGCTACAAGCCTCAACTACTGCATTTGGAGAGATAATCCAGATCCCAAAAAAGATGACTAA